The Triticum urartu cultivar G1812 chromosome 5, Tu2.1, whole genome shotgun sequence genome contains the following window.
TTAAAGTCGGTGCCGGTTAGTCCAGTCATTTTCAATCAAAAGTAGAAATATCCTTATCTAATCCCCCGTTAGCTTTGTTGATTTCTAAACAGAAAGAGGATATCCAGGTGGTGAGTTCAGTTCTATCATTCAGAAACAGTATCGTGCATCTGTCTAATTAACACGTTAGCTTTGTTAGTTCCACACAGGAAGAAGATATTTATACACTCatcaaaaagaaaagaaaagaagaagataTCCATGAGAGGACGTGAGAGCGTTCCTGATGACTGGACGTAGACGCCTGCTCGACCATACGAACCGTGCGATGCGATAAGAGGCGACAGGGCGGCCATTGGCGCGCCGGAGACACGCATGGGAGCGGCGTCCACGGCCATGCCCGTAACATGCATGGACGCGCTCTCTGTGCCTACTGAGTGAGGAGAGAAATatctcttcttctttctttttgcGGGGAGGAGAGAAATATCTCGCAAAAAAGGAGAGAAATATCTCGCTCCACGCTGCTCCCGGTATGTCCCTCCCGCGCATGTCGATCACATGATCGAAAGACTAGCTCGGGCACGACACGACATCGTATGCGTCGACGTATCGATCGATAGAACCAATCCCCAGACGGCCAGACATGATGCATGCCTGCACTCCGGACAGCGTTCTCGACAGCACCCAAAGCCATGCTGACGTCCGGCCAAAACGGCATCCACAACGATCGACGCGCCGCGTCTTCCCTCTTTGCCTCACGGCATCTACGCAAACTGTTGTTCGGTGAAGATGCCTGGCACGCGCGTGGCTAGACATACCGACAGTCTTTGCAGGGTACTGCACAAGTATGTGGCTGTTTTAGTTTGCAAAGGAAACAGAAGTAGGATGTATCTAGCTGGGGCCTCTCCATGTCGTCATGGAGGAGTACATGCATGTGCTGAGGATTATCATCAGAATTACCTCACAATTAGTTAGAAGAGGATATTAAGGTGTACGTAGGGAACCAGCTGGTGCCGATCTTTGCCTGTGATCTAGGGCAGAGATGAATTCCTCCGCGCACCTAGCTCCGACTTGGAAGTGATCAAGGTCAATCCACACATAATCAACTGTATGTATCATCAAAGTCACAAAATAGCAATTAAAGATGGCCTATTCAAAGACTAAAGCGCACGGAGATTTGATCATAGTCCTCGACAAATTAAATTGGACGACACAAACAGCTGGACGAAATGTTCTTCTTCTGTTCCCTTACCGTCAGGGCAAATTAAACCAGGCGACGAACAAGTAGTTCTCTAGCATAGGTCGAACCTGATGGGAATAGGAGTAGCTCGAGTGTAAACGGGATAAAAAAACAGGCAACACGGTATGGACCTGGTGGATGTGTCACCTGGCAGGCCGGTGAGCGGGGGTACGTACGAGACTCCATGTGACAAAACAAACTGCTCGTCGCTCGCGTCGCGGTCGCCATGACAGCGAGAGCTGAGGTGCCCGGGGCCTCCCTCCCAAACGATATATAAATGGACCTGCCgatgcacacacacacaacacgAAAAGCACAAGAGAACCTgattcctcttcttcttccggaGATTAAACGGACCAAGAGGAAGAGCCGGACGTGGTTttctagctagctagctagctagctactcCAGCTTTCCAAGGTGGACATGGAGGCGGTGGAGCCGTCGGCGGTGGTGAGCTGCGTGTGCTGCCGCCTGGAGGAGGAGTGCACCGGCGAGTACGTCGTCGGCGTGAGGGCCTACTTCGGGGGCCGGTGGCTGTGCGGGCTGTGCTCCGAGTCGGTCAAGTACGAGGCCGGCCGCAGCAAGCGCGCGGCGGCCATGGGAGTGGAGGAGGCCGTGCAGGCGCACATGGCCTTCTG
Protein-coding sequences here:
- the LOC125505968 gene encoding uncharacterized protein LOC125505968, which translates into the protein MEAVEPSAVVSCVCCRLEEECTGEYVVGVRAYFGGRWLCGLCSESVKYEAGRSKRAAAMGVEEAVQAHMAFCRMLRRGGPAVRVAEGMCQMLRRTACGKHPAAISSSSSRRTTPVPVASASGPHHRASVAPLSIGL